A genomic segment from Yimella sp. cx-51 encodes:
- a CDS encoding MalY/PatB family protein — MEYEILTATSAQARSTHTSVKWEAFGPDVLPLWVAEMDAQPCPAVVESISAAVRRGDTGYGWGPRYAEALAEFASDTWEWRIPASRVTVVADAMIGVAEVLREVTDVEGSIVVSSPCYDSFHGFIDMLGRHAADAPLGADGRLDLAAIEIEFARVSATGRRSAYLLSNPQNPTGTVHTAAELTALAKVANQYGVTVVSDEIHAPLVFEGAFTPYLTVPGGSTGFSVISASKAWNLAALKSAAVISGENVDPRLRLMHDMHTHGASHFGILAHVAAFRDGRDWLRQLRTELDANRHLLADLLSEHLPNIAYTPPASTYLAWLDCRATGLGDDPASHWRSTAGVALSSGIQYGPVTGRGFARLNFATSPQILTEAITRIALAG; from the coding sequence ATGGAGTACGAGATCCTCACGGCCACCTCCGCCCAGGCGCGCTCAACCCACACCAGCGTCAAGTGGGAGGCCTTCGGCCCAGACGTGCTGCCGTTGTGGGTGGCTGAGATGGACGCGCAGCCGTGCCCGGCTGTGGTGGAGAGCATCTCTGCAGCGGTGCGACGCGGCGACACCGGTTACGGCTGGGGGCCGCGGTATGCCGAGGCGCTCGCCGAATTCGCCTCCGACACATGGGAATGGCGGATTCCGGCCTCGCGGGTGACCGTGGTCGCCGATGCGATGATCGGCGTGGCAGAGGTGCTGCGCGAGGTGACCGATGTCGAGGGCAGCATCGTGGTCTCCTCCCCCTGTTACGACTCCTTCCACGGATTCATCGACATGCTCGGACGGCACGCGGCTGACGCACCGCTGGGCGCCGACGGCCGTCTTGATCTGGCCGCAATCGAAATCGAGTTCGCCCGGGTGTCAGCAACCGGCCGCCGCTCGGCGTACCTGCTGAGCAACCCGCAGAACCCGACCGGCACCGTGCACACCGCGGCTGAGCTGACCGCTCTCGCCAAAGTGGCGAACCAGTACGGCGTGACCGTGGTGTCGGACGAGATCCATGCGCCCTTGGTGTTCGAGGGCGCGTTCACCCCCTACCTGACGGTGCCTGGAGGGTCGACCGGTTTTAGCGTGATCTCGGCGTCCAAGGCCTGGAACCTCGCGGCTCTCAAGTCCGCCGCGGTGATCTCCGGCGAGAACGTCGACCCGCGGCTGCGGCTCATGCATGACATGCACACCCACGGAGCCAGTCACTTCGGCATCCTGGCGCACGTCGCTGCCTTCCGGGACGGCCGAGACTGGCTGCGCCAACTCCGCACCGAGCTGGACGCGAACCGGCACCTGCTCGCCGACCTGCTCAGCGAGCACCTGCCGAACATCGCCTACACGCCGCCGGCGTCCACCTATCTGGCCTGGCTCGACTGTCGCGCAACGGGATTGGGCGACGATCCCGCGTCCCACTGGCGCAGCACCGCAGGCGTTGCGTTGTCGAGCGGCATCCAGTACGGGCCGGTCACCGGGCGCGGCTTCGCGCGGCTCAACTTCGCCACCTCACCGCAGATCCTGACCGAGGCGATCACCAGGATCGCTTTGGCCGGATGA
- a CDS encoding M6 family metalloprotease domain-containing protein translates to MNRHTLRFLRAGVTALAATALVATGGSAEAASAPSNLRTVATLADSAPVKQPGPRSERAVRGVPVNPKQHVLTQPDGRKIVARRHGDSARNWWTSNGATIVKDKTGTWRYATSLDAKGQPAAAGAPVSDAAPAPKAAKGLKPSRDAVAVPTNPAPQGASALTNVGSQKTVVILAQFSNRSSVGSTPAQWASSFFGSTNSVRAYYKVASYNKLDVAPAAETSGAADGVIGWVTLPMAHPNYGAEVGASAQQVTAEAIKAANPYIDYLSYDTNGDGVISPNELHITVIAAGYEASYAGQDSSCAPNLWAHQWSLSTPPTVDGVRVGGQGYTQFGESHCEKAYPGEAHRATIGVMAHEFGHDLGWPDLYDTDFSSEGVGDWSLMASGAWGTKPGSQTPGDAPILPDAWSKYVQGWINPTPITGTSTVAVGQAATANSTYRLLDNPGGAEYNWRIGGTGEYFLVENRQPTGLDIALPGCGLLVYHVDETRRDNDNDGARLVDVEEADGNNGLDRPRYVGSAADPWHGVTGQTSFNSSSTPNSFTNAGASTPAAMTATGGCASTMNATLSAGPTGPSAGTFVPVAPARDLDTRTTTKVAANQAVDVQVTGRNGVPIASQVDAVVLNVTAVQPTVSGYATMFPAGTTRPTASNLNFRSGVTATANLVIAKVGATGAVTIHNGSSGGTHYLADVVGYYLKAGAPAGSKYTPTSPRRILDTRTDSALGAAQTRPLTVAGGTTGVPSNATGVVMNVTATNTTASSYLTVYPNGRSRPTASNLNWPSGTAAIANLVYTPVGTNGQVRLYNSAGNTHLLADVVGWFGPSGQFVYHPTAPKRIVDTRVPLGVPAKARLGAARTMTVDLTGGTTGIPDDAKAVVVNATAANTTAGSYLTVWPAGNARPTASSLNWAAGQTVPNLVSTVVGSGGATSVYNSAGVTDVIMDLGGWYGL, encoded by the coding sequence GTGAACCGACACACGCTCCGATTCCTGCGCGCCGGCGTCACGGCGCTGGCCGCGACCGCTTTGGTGGCAACGGGCGGCTCCGCGGAGGCGGCGTCCGCACCCTCGAACCTCAGGACTGTTGCGACGCTTGCTGATTCGGCGCCGGTGAAGCAGCCCGGCCCGCGCTCGGAGCGTGCGGTTCGCGGTGTGCCGGTCAACCCGAAGCAGCACGTGCTCACTCAGCCCGACGGCCGCAAGATCGTGGCGCGGCGGCACGGCGACTCGGCGCGTAACTGGTGGACCAGCAACGGCGCCACCATCGTCAAGGATAAGACCGGCACGTGGCGATATGCGACATCCCTCGACGCCAAGGGTCAGCCCGCCGCGGCAGGCGCACCGGTCTCGGATGCAGCCCCCGCGCCGAAGGCCGCCAAGGGCCTGAAGCCGAGCCGTGACGCTGTCGCCGTCCCGACCAATCCCGCGCCGCAAGGCGCTTCGGCGCTGACCAACGTGGGTTCGCAGAAGACGGTTGTCATCCTTGCGCAATTCAGCAATCGCAGCTCAGTCGGATCGACGCCGGCGCAGTGGGCTTCCAGCTTCTTCGGCAGCACCAATAGCGTGCGGGCGTATTACAAGGTGGCCAGCTACAACAAGCTCGATGTCGCACCCGCGGCAGAGACCAGCGGTGCCGCTGACGGCGTGATCGGATGGGTGACGCTTCCGATGGCGCATCCAAACTATGGCGCGGAAGTGGGCGCCTCGGCGCAGCAGGTGACAGCGGAAGCCATCAAGGCGGCCAATCCCTACATCGACTACTTGTCCTACGACACCAACGGTGACGGTGTCATCTCACCGAACGAGCTGCACATCACCGTGATCGCCGCGGGTTACGAAGCGTCGTACGCCGGGCAGGACTCTTCCTGTGCGCCGAACCTGTGGGCCCACCAGTGGAGCTTGTCCACGCCGCCCACGGTCGACGGCGTGAGGGTCGGCGGCCAGGGGTACACGCAGTTCGGCGAATCGCACTGCGAGAAGGCATATCCCGGCGAGGCTCACCGGGCGACGATCGGTGTGATGGCCCACGAGTTCGGCCACGACCTGGGGTGGCCCGACCTCTACGACACCGACTTCTCCAGCGAAGGAGTGGGCGACTGGAGCCTCATGGCGTCCGGTGCGTGGGGCACCAAGCCGGGAAGTCAGACGCCGGGGGACGCACCGATTCTTCCGGACGCTTGGAGCAAGTACGTGCAGGGATGGATCAACCCCACGCCGATCACCGGCACCTCGACGGTGGCAGTCGGTCAGGCAGCAACCGCCAACTCGACCTATCGACTGCTCGACAACCCCGGCGGTGCCGAATACAACTGGAGAATTGGCGGCACCGGTGAGTACTTCCTGGTGGAGAACCGCCAGCCGACCGGGCTCGACATCGCCCTTCCCGGCTGTGGCCTGCTGGTCTACCACGTCGACGAGACCCGGCGGGACAACGACAACGACGGGGCGCGACTGGTCGACGTCGAGGAAGCGGACGGCAACAACGGCCTTGACCGTCCGCGGTACGTCGGGTCCGCCGCTGATCCGTGGCACGGTGTGACCGGACAAACATCGTTCAATTCTTCGTCCACGCCCAACTCGTTCACCAATGCCGGTGCCAGCACCCCCGCAGCAATGACAGCTACCGGCGGCTGCGCGTCGACCATGAACGCCACGCTGTCCGCGGGCCCGACCGGACCCTCGGCGGGCACTTTCGTTCCCGTCGCCCCCGCCCGTGACCTCGACACCCGCACGACGACGAAGGTGGCGGCGAACCAGGCGGTCGACGTGCAGGTGACGGGTCGCAACGGGGTACCGATCGCGTCGCAGGTCGACGCCGTCGTGCTCAACGTGACCGCCGTGCAGCCGACGGTGAGCGGGTACGCCACGATGTTCCCGGCCGGAACCACGCGGCCGACAGCCTCCAACCTCAACTTCAGGTCTGGAGTTACGGCGACCGCGAACCTTGTCATTGCCAAGGTCGGAGCGACCGGTGCCGTCACCATCCACAACGGCTCCTCGGGAGGGACCCACTACCTGGCCGACGTCGTCGGCTACTACCTGAAGGCCGGCGCGCCGGCGGGCAGCAAGTACACCCCGACCAGCCCACGGCGCATTCTCGACACCCGCACTGACTCAGCACTCGGAGCCGCGCAGACGCGGCCGCTCACCGTGGCCGGTGGCACGACCGGCGTGCCGAGCAACGCCACCGGTGTCGTGATGAATGTGACTGCGACCAACACAACGGCGAGTTCCTACCTCACGGTCTATCCGAACGGACGCTCCCGCCCGACCGCGTCGAATCTGAACTGGCCGAGCGGCACGGCCGCGATCGCCAACCTCGTCTACACCCCCGTCGGTACCAACGGGCAGGTGCGCCTCTACAACTCCGCTGGAAACACTCACCTGTTGGCCGATGTCGTGGGCTGGTTCGGACCGTCCGGTCAGTTCGTCTACCACCCGACCGCGCCGAAACGGATCGTTGACACCCGGGTGCCGCTCGGTGTGCCCGCCAAGGCTCGCCTCGGCGCCGCCCGCACGATGACCGTCGATCTCACCGGGGGCACCACGGGCATTCCGGACGACGCGAAGGCTGTGGTGGTCAACGCCACGGCGGCCAACACCACGGCAGGCAGTTACCTCACCGTGTGGCCGGCCGGTAACGCTCGCCCGACAGCCTCCAGCCTCAACTGGGCAGCGGGTCAGACCGTGCCCAACCTGGTCTCCACGGTCGTGGGGAGCGGGGGAGCCACCTCGGTCTACAACAGCGCCGGCGTCACCGACGTCATCATGGACCTCGGAGGCTGGTACGGCCTCTGA
- a CDS encoding TrpB-like pyridoxal phosphate-dependent enzyme has product MPEELTRVVLDESQIPTHWYNLLVDFPEPLPPHLHPGTKEPVGPDDLAPLFPVGLIAQEVSDERFIEIPERVREIYKTWRPSPLVRARNLEKVLGTPARIYYKYEGSSPVGSHKPNTAVAQAYYNHLDGVKKVTTETGAGQWGSSLAMACAMFDMTCEVWQVAASYESKPYRRMMIETYGSTIHSSPSELTESGRQMREQFPGTTGSLGMAVSEAVEAAATDPEARYALGSVLNHVMLHQTVIGEEVLKQLAIFGETQADVVFGCAGGGSNLAGLTFPLLRENLDGNTTSRLVAVEPEACPSLTKGTYEYDHGDVAGLTPLMKMYTLGRDFVPDPIHAGGLRYHAMSPMVSHAVHLGLMEALAIGQDEAFEAGVIFARAEGLIPAPESTHAIAGAVREAKRLAETGEEKSILIGLSGNGVLDLPAYADHLAGQGN; this is encoded by the coding sequence ATGCCCGAAGAGCTGACCCGAGTCGTCCTCGACGAATCGCAGATCCCGACCCATTGGTACAACCTGTTGGTCGACTTCCCCGAGCCGTTGCCGCCGCATCTGCACCCTGGCACCAAGGAGCCGGTGGGTCCGGATGACCTGGCGCCGCTGTTCCCCGTGGGTCTGATCGCCCAGGAAGTCTCGGACGAGCGGTTCATCGAGATCCCGGAGCGGGTGCGTGAGATCTACAAGACGTGGCGGCCCTCTCCCCTGGTGCGTGCCCGCAACCTGGAGAAGGTGCTCGGCACCCCGGCGCGCATCTATTACAAGTACGAAGGTTCGTCCCCGGTGGGCTCGCACAAGCCGAACACCGCTGTGGCACAGGCCTATTACAACCACCTGGACGGCGTGAAGAAGGTCACGACCGAAACCGGTGCCGGCCAATGGGGCAGCTCGCTGGCGATGGCGTGCGCGATGTTCGACATGACCTGCGAGGTGTGGCAGGTCGCCGCGTCGTACGAGTCGAAGCCGTACCGCCGCATGATGATCGAGACCTACGGATCAACCATCCACTCCTCTCCGTCCGAACTCACCGAGTCGGGCCGGCAGATGCGTGAGCAGTTCCCGGGCACCACCGGCTCGCTCGGTATGGCGGTCTCCGAAGCCGTTGAAGCTGCCGCAACGGACCCTGAGGCGCGCTACGCCCTCGGGTCGGTGCTCAACCACGTGATGCTGCACCAGACGGTGATCGGCGAGGAGGTGCTCAAGCAGCTCGCCATCTTCGGCGAGACGCAGGCGGACGTCGTCTTCGGTTGCGCCGGTGGTGGGTCCAACCTCGCCGGGCTCACCTTCCCGCTGCTTCGGGAGAATCTCGACGGCAACACCACCTCACGACTCGTCGCGGTCGAGCCCGAAGCCTGCCCGTCGCTGACGAAGGGCACTTATGAGTACGACCACGGTGACGTCGCGGGCCTCACGCCGCTGATGAAGATGTACACCCTCGGCCGCGACTTCGTGCCCGACCCGATCCACGCCGGCGGGCTGCGCTACCACGCGATGTCGCCGATGGTCTCGCACGCAGTGCACCTGGGGCTCATGGAGGCTTTGGCGATCGGCCAGGACGAAGCCTTCGAGGCGGGCGTCATCTTCGCGCGCGCTGAAGGGTTGATCCCGGCACCGGAGTCGACCCACGCCATCGCCGGCGCGGTGCGCGAAGCCAAGCGCCTCGCCGAGACCGGCGAGGAGAAGTCGATCCTGATCGGCTTGAGCGGCAACGGCGTCCTCGATCTGCCCGCCTACGCCGATCACCTTGCCGGACAAGGCAACTGA